One window of the Pseudomonas sihuiensis genome contains the following:
- a CDS encoding NUDIX domain-containing protein → MGKDDIDIIERENCFRGFYRLDRIKLRHRQFAGNMGPQLTRELFVRHDAVCVLPYDPQRDEVVLIEQFRVGAMDKSANPWLLELVAGLIDKDEEPEEVARREAIEEADLPLTSLWPITQYYPSPGGSDERVHLFVGRCSSEGAGGVHGLPEEGEDIRVQVMPLEDALAAVRDGRIDNAASIIALQWLALNRDEVRGMWS, encoded by the coding sequence ATGGGCAAAGACGACATCGACATCATCGAGCGCGAGAACTGCTTTCGCGGCTTCTACCGCCTCGACCGGATCAAGCTGCGCCATCGCCAGTTCGCCGGCAACATGGGCCCGCAGCTGACCCGCGAGCTGTTCGTGCGTCACGACGCCGTGTGCGTGCTGCCTTACGATCCGCAGCGCGACGAAGTGGTGCTGATCGAGCAGTTTCGCGTCGGTGCCATGGACAAGAGCGCCAACCCCTGGCTGCTGGAGCTGGTCGCAGGCCTGATCGACAAGGACGAGGAGCCCGAGGAGGTCGCGCGTCGCGAAGCCATCGAGGAAGCCGACCTGCCCCTGACGTCGCTGTGGCCGATCACCCAGTACTACCCTTCGCCTGGTGGCTCGGACGAGCGCGTGCATCTGTTCGTCGGTCGCTGCAGCAGTGAAGGTGCCGGCGGTGTGCATGGTCTGCCCGAAGAAGGCGAGGACATCCGGGTACAGGTGATGCCGCTGGAGGATGCCCTGGCCGCCGTGCGCGACGGGCGTATCGACAACGCCGCCAGCATCATCGCCCTGCAATGGCTGGCGCTGAACCGCGACGAAGTGCGGGGGATGTGGTCGTGA
- a CDS encoding DUF1249 domain-containing protein translates to MVVNLLRERYRVDLVELQAACEANYARLMRLLPNMREHTESRRVALSQGEHLLGVLALDVLESCPYTTTLCVRQEHSLPWLPVPQLEVRVYHDARMAEVVSAENARRLHIRYPYPNAAMHQPDEKSQLNLFLGEWLSHCLACGHEPQPVM, encoded by the coding sequence GTGGTCGTGAATCTGCTACGCGAGCGCTATCGGGTCGACCTGGTCGAGCTGCAAGCGGCTTGCGAGGCCAACTACGCGCGCCTGATGCGCCTGCTGCCGAACATGCGTGAGCACACGGAAAGCCGACGCGTGGCGCTGAGCCAGGGTGAGCATCTGCTCGGCGTGCTGGCGCTGGACGTGTTGGAAAGTTGCCCCTACACCACCACCCTGTGCGTGCGCCAGGAACACAGCCTGCCCTGGCTACCGGTGCCGCAGCTGGAAGTGCGGGTCTATCACGACGCGCGCATGGCCGAGGTCGTCAGCGCAGAGAACGCACGTCGCCTGCATATTCGCTACCCCTACCCCAACGCGGCGATGCATCAACCGGACGAAAAGAGTCAGCTCAACCTGTTCCTCGGCGAATGGCTGAGCCATTGCCTGGCCTGCGGGCATGAACCGCAGCCGGTGATGTAA
- the parE gene encoding DNA topoisomerase IV subunit B — MAQQNAYNADAIEVLSGLDPVRKRPGMYTDTTRPNHLAQEVIDNSVDEALAGHAKSIQVILHEDNSLEVLDDGRGMPVDIHPEEGVPGVELILTKLHAGGKFSNKNYQFSGGLHGVGISVVNALSTRVVVTVKRDGNEYQMSFADGLKASELEVIGSVGKRNTGTSVHFWPDAKYFDSFKFSISRLKHVLKAKAVLCPGLNVSFEDKASGEKVEWHYEDGLRSYLVDAVSEFERLPAEPFVGSLAGNKEAVDWALLWLPEGGDAVQESYVNLIPTAQGGTHVNGLRQGLLDAMREFCEFRNLLPRGVKLAPEDVWERIAFVLSMKMQDAQFSGQTKERLSSREAAAFVSGVVKDAFSLWLNAHPETGLALAELAISNAGRRLKAGKKVERKKITQGPALPGKLADCAGQNPLRCELFLVEGDSAGGSAKQARDKEFQAIMPLRGKILNTWEVDGSEVLASQEVHDIAVAVGIDPGSSDLSGLRYGKICILADADSDGLHIATLLCALFVRHFRPLVDAGHVYVAMPPLYRIDLGKEIFYALDDAERDGILDRLVAEKRRGKPQVTRFKGLGEMNPPQLRETTMDPNTRRLVQLTLDDFEGTREVMDMLLAKKRAGDRKSWLETKGNLAEVLA; from the coding sequence ATGGCCCAGCAGAACGCCTATAACGCAGACGCCATCGAAGTCCTTTCCGGCCTCGACCCGGTGCGCAAGCGCCCGGGCATGTACACCGACACCACACGCCCCAACCACCTGGCCCAAGAAGTCATCGACAACAGCGTCGACGAAGCCCTGGCCGGGCACGCCAAGTCGATCCAGGTGATCCTCCACGAGGATAATTCGCTGGAAGTGCTCGACGATGGCCGTGGCATGCCGGTGGATATCCACCCGGAAGAAGGCGTACCGGGCGTCGAGCTGATCCTTACCAAGCTGCATGCCGGCGGCAAGTTCAGCAACAAGAACTACCAGTTCTCCGGTGGTCTGCATGGCGTCGGCATCAGCGTCGTCAATGCCCTGTCGACCCGCGTGGTGGTCACCGTCAAGCGTGACGGCAACGAATACCAGATGAGCTTTGCCGACGGCCTCAAGGCCAGCGAGCTGGAAGTCATCGGCAGCGTCGGCAAGCGCAACACCGGCACCAGCGTGCATTTCTGGCCGGACGCCAAGTACTTCGACTCCTTCAAGTTCTCCATCAGCCGCCTCAAGCATGTGCTCAAGGCCAAGGCCGTACTCTGCCCGGGCCTGAACGTCAGCTTCGAAGACAAAGCCTCGGGCGAGAAGGTCGAGTGGCATTACGAGGACGGCCTGCGCTCCTATCTGGTCGATGCCGTCAGCGAATTCGAGCGGCTGCCGGCCGAGCCCTTCGTCGGCAGCCTGGCTGGCAACAAGGAAGCCGTGGACTGGGCCCTGCTGTGGCTGCCTGAAGGCGGCGACGCGGTGCAGGAAAGCTACGTCAACCTGATCCCCACCGCGCAGGGCGGCACCCACGTCAACGGCCTGCGCCAGGGCCTGCTCGATGCCATGCGCGAGTTCTGCGAGTTCCGCAACCTGCTGCCGCGTGGCGTGAAACTGGCCCCGGAAGATGTCTGGGAACGCATTGCCTTCGTTCTCTCGATGAAGATGCAGGACGCGCAATTCTCCGGCCAGACCAAGGAGCGCCTGTCCTCGCGCGAAGCCGCCGCCTTCGTCTCCGGTGTGGTCAAGGATGCCTTCAGCCTGTGGCTCAATGCCCATCCGGAAACCGGCCTGGCGCTGGCCGAACTGGCCATCAGCAACGCCGGCCGCCGCCTCAAGGCCGGCAAGAAGGTCGAGCGCAAGAAGATCACTCAAGGCCCGGCGCTGCCCGGCAAGCTGGCCGACTGCGCGGGGCAGAACCCGCTGCGTTGCGAGCTGTTCCTGGTCGAGGGTGACTCCGCCGGCGGCAGCGCCAAGCAGGCACGCGACAAGGAGTTCCAGGCCATCATGCCGCTGCGCGGCAAGATCCTGAACACCTGGGAAGTGGACGGCAGCGAAGTCCTGGCCTCACAGGAAGTGCACGATATCGCCGTGGCCGTCGGTATCGATCCCGGCTCCAGCGACCTGAGCGGGCTGCGCTACGGCAAGATCTGCATCCTTGCCGACGCCGACTCCGACGGCCTGCACATCGCCACCCTGCTCTGCGCCCTGTTCGTGCGTCACTTCCGCCCGCTGGTGGATGCCGGTCACGTCTACGTGGCCATGCCGCCGCTGTACCGCATCGATCTGGGCAAGGAGATCTTCTACGCCCTCGACGACGCCGAGCGCGACGGCATCCTCGACCGCCTGGTGGCCGAGAAACGTCGCGGCAAGCCACAGGTCACCCGCTTCAAGGGCCTCGGCGAGATGAACCCGCCGCAGCTGCGCGAAACCACCATGGACCCCAACACCCGACGTCTGGTGCAACTGACCCTGGATGATTTCGAAGGCACCCGCGAAGTGATGGACATGCTGCTGGCGAAAAAACGCGCCGGTGATCGCAAGAGCTGGCTGGAAACCAAGGGCAACCTGGCCGAGGTACTGGCCTGA
- the thiC gene encoding phosphomethylpyrimidine synthase ThiC, which translates to MSTQQQKNLSESAQVDQQSVQPFPRSQKVYVQGSRPDIRVPMREISLDVTPTDFGGEINAPVTVYDTSGPYTDPNVTIDVRKGLADVRSAWIEDRGDTEKLPGLSSEFGQRRLNDAELTKMRFAHVRNPRRAKAGHNVSQMHYAKKGIITPEMEYIAIRENMKLAEAREAGLLNEQHAGHSFGAAIPKEITPEFVRSEVARGRAIIPANINHVELEPMIIGRNFLVKINGNIGNSALGSSIEEEVAKLTWGIRWGSDTVMDLSTGKHIHETREWIIRNSPVPIGTVPIYQALEKVGGIAEDLTWELFRDTLIEQAEQGVDYFTIHAGVLLRYVPMTAKRVTGIVSRGGSIMAKWCLAHHKENFLYTHFEDICEIMKAYDVSFSLGDGLRPGSIADANDEAQFGELETLGELTKIAWKHDVQCMIEGPGHVPMQLIKENMDKQLECCDEAPFYTLGPLTTDIAPGYDHITSGIGAAMIGWFGCAMLCYVTPKEHLGLPNKDDVKTGIITYKIAAHAADLAKGHPGAQIRDNALSKARFEFRWEDQFNLGLDPDTARAFHDETLPKDSAKVAHFCSMCGPKFCSMKITQEVREYAKEQRIDAVDLDAEQGMQAKAEEFKAQGSQLYQRV; encoded by the coding sequence ATGAGCACACAACAACAAAAGAACCTGAGCGAAAGCGCCCAGGTCGACCAGCAGTCGGTACAACCCTTCCCCCGTTCGCAGAAAGTCTACGTACAAGGCTCGCGCCCGGACATCCGCGTGCCGATGCGCGAGATCAGCCTGGACGTGACGCCGACCGACTTCGGTGGCGAGATCAACGCCCCGGTCACCGTCTACGACACCTCCGGCCCCTACACCGACCCGAACGTCACCATCGACGTGCGCAAGGGCCTGGCCGACGTGCGCAGCGCCTGGATCGAAGACCGCGGTGACACCGAGAAACTGCCGGGCCTGTCCTCCGAGTTCGGCCAGCGCCGCCTGAACGATGCCGAGCTGACCAAGATGCGCTTCGCCCACGTGCGCAACCCGCGCCGGGCCAAGGCTGGGCACAACGTCAGCCAGATGCATTACGCCAAGAAGGGCATCATCACGCCCGAGATGGAATACATCGCCATCCGCGAAAACATGAAGCTGGCCGAGGCGCGTGAAGCCGGTCTGCTCAACGAACAGCACGCCGGGCACAGCTTCGGCGCTGCCATCCCGAAAGAGATCACCCCCGAGTTCGTGCGCAGCGAAGTGGCTCGTGGCCGCGCCATCATCCCGGCCAACATCAACCACGTGGAGCTGGAGCCGATGATCATCGGCCGCAACTTCCTGGTGAAGATCAACGGCAATATCGGCAACTCGGCGCTCGGCTCGTCCATCGAAGAAGAAGTGGCCAAGCTGACCTGGGGCATCCGCTGGGGTTCGGACACCGTGATGGACCTGTCCACCGGCAAGCACATCCACGAAACCCGCGAGTGGATCATCCGCAACTCGCCGGTACCGATCGGCACCGTGCCGATCTATCAGGCGCTGGAAAAGGTCGGCGGCATTGCCGAAGACCTGACCTGGGAGCTGTTCCGCGACACCCTGATCGAGCAGGCCGAGCAGGGCGTGGACTACTTCACCATCCACGCCGGCGTACTGCTGCGCTATGTGCCAATGACTGCCAAGCGCGTTACCGGCATCGTTTCGCGCGGCGGCTCGATCATGGCCAAGTGGTGCCTGGCGCACCATAAAGAGAACTTCCTCTACACCCATTTCGAAGACATCTGCGAAATCATGAAGGCCTACGACGTCAGCTTCTCGCTGGGCGATGGCCTGCGTCCGGGCTCGATTGCCGACGCCAACGACGAAGCGCAGTTCGGTGAACTGGAAACCCTCGGCGAACTGACCAAGATCGCCTGGAAGCACGACGTGCAGTGCATGATCGAAGGCCCCGGCCACGTGCCGATGCAACTGATCAAGGAGAACATGGACAAGCAGCTCGAATGCTGCGACGAGGCGCCGTTCTATACCCTCGGCCCGCTGACCACCGACATCGCGCCGGGCTACGACCACATCACCAGCGGCATCGGCGCAGCGATGATCGGCTGGTTCGGCTGCGCCATGCTCTGCTACGTCACGCCCAAGGAGCACCTGGGCCTGCCGAACAAGGATGACGTGAAGACCGGCATCATCACTTACAAGATCGCCGCCCACGCGGCCGACCTGGCCAAAGGGCACCCGGGCGCGCAGATCCGCGACAACGCCCTGTCCAAGGCGCGCTTCGAGTTCCGCTGGGAAGACCAGTTCAACCTCGGCCTCGACCCGGACACCGCCCGCGCCTTCCACGACGAGACGCTGCCGAAGGATTCGGCCAAGGTGGCACACTTCTGCTCCATGTGCGGGCCGAAGTTCTGCTCGATGAAGATCACCCAGGAAGTGCGCGAGTACGCCAAGGAGCAGCGCATCGACGCCGTCGATCTGGATGCCGAGCAAGGCATGCAGGCCAAGGCCGAGGAATTCAAGGCGCAAGGCAGCCAACTCTACCAACGCGTGTAG
- a CDS encoding TIGR02281 family clan AA aspartic protease — MLVLAWGAGLLLATHFFGNWEDRQRNPNQTPQSVHGDGFVEVSLASSRQGHYLVNGQIDGNDVTFLLDTGATQVAIPSAVAERLGLQRGAPIIISTANGRATGHRTRLASLRLGDIELRDVAALIAPGMDGDEVLLGMSALKQLEFSQKGGTLVLRQSTLQ; from the coding sequence ATGTTGGTGCTCGCCTGGGGCGCCGGCCTGCTGCTGGCCACGCACTTCTTCGGTAACTGGGAAGATCGCCAGCGCAACCCCAACCAGACACCGCAGTCGGTGCATGGCGATGGTTTCGTCGAGGTGAGCCTGGCCAGCAGTCGTCAGGGTCACTACCTGGTCAATGGCCAGATCGATGGGAATGACGTGACCTTCCTGCTCGACACCGGCGCCACCCAGGTGGCAATACCCAGCGCGGTGGCCGAGCGTCTTGGCCTGCAACGCGGCGCGCCGATCATCATCAGCACGGCCAACGGCCGTGCTACCGGGCATCGCACACGCCTGGCCAGCCTGCGCCTGGGCGATATCGAACTACGTGACGTCGCCGCACTGATCGCCCCAGGCATGGACGGCGACGAAGTGCTGCTGGGCATGAGCGCCCTGAAACAACTCGAATTCAGTCAGAAGGGCGGCACCCTGGTGCTGCGCCAATCAACCTTGCAATGA
- a CDS encoding YqiA/YcfP family alpha/beta fold hydrolase, protein MTASILYIHGLNSSPASHKASQLSRAMAHLGLENQLRVPALHHHPRQAIAQLQALISELGAPVLVGSSLGGYYATYLAEQHGLKALLINPAVQPHLRFDGYLGPQKNYYSDETWDLTEDHVHALAELDVAAPNDPARYQIWLQTGDETLDYRDAERYYRACALRIQAGGDHGFQGFAERLPTLFAFAGINATLWRDTDFSAFN, encoded by the coding sequence ATGACCGCATCCATCCTCTATATACACGGCCTGAACAGCTCGCCAGCCTCGCACAAGGCCAGCCAGTTGAGCCGCGCCATGGCCCACCTGGGCCTGGAAAACCAGTTGCGCGTACCGGCCCTGCATCATCATCCGCGCCAGGCCATCGCCCAGTTGCAGGCGCTGATCAGCGAACTCGGGGCGCCGGTGCTGGTGGGCAGCTCCCTGGGTGGCTACTACGCCACTTACCTGGCCGAACAGCATGGACTCAAGGCGCTGCTGATCAACCCGGCCGTGCAGCCGCACCTGCGTTTCGACGGCTACCTGGGCCCACAGAAGAATTACTACAGCGACGAGACCTGGGACCTCACCGAGGATCACGTCCACGCGCTGGCCGAACTCGACGTTGCAGCGCCGAACGACCCGGCGCGTTACCAGATCTGGCTACAGACCGGCGACGAAACCCTCGACTACCGTGACGCCGAGCGTTACTACCGCGCCTGCGCCCTGCGCATCCAGGCCGGGGGCGACCACGGCTTCCAGGGCTTCGCCGAACGCCTGCCGACACTCTTCGCTTTTGCCGGCATTAACGCCACACTTTGGCGCGATACCGACTTTTCCGCATTCAATTGA
- the parC gene encoding DNA topoisomerase IV subunit A: MSESLDLSLEGVERRSLADFTEQAYLNYSMYVIMDRALPHIGDGLKPVQRRIIYAMSELGLDADSKHKKSARTVGDVLGKFHPHGDSACYEAMVLMAQPFSYRYTLVDGQGNWGAPDDPKSFAAMRYTEARLSRYSEVLLSELGQGTVDWVPNFDGTMNEPATLPARLPNLLLNGTTGIAVGMATDVPPHNLREVAAACVRLLDEPGATVEQLCEHIQGPDFPTEAEVITPKADLLKIYETGRGSVRMRAVYRIEDGDIVVTALPHQVSGAKVLEQIAAQMQAKKLPMVADLRDESDHENPTRIVIIPRSNRVDADELMTHLFATTDLESSYRVNTNVIGLDGKPQVKDLRNLLSEWLVYRVGTVRRRLQFRLDKVEKRLHLLEGLLIAFLNLDEVIRIIRTEDSPKPVLMETFGLTDVQADYILDTRLRQLARLEEMKIRGEQDELAKEREKLLALLGSEAKLKKLVRKEIIEDAEKYGDDRRSPIVARAEAKALSETELMPTEPVTVVLSEKGWVRCAKGHDIDATGLSYKAGDGFKAAAPGRSNQYAVFIDSTGRSYSLAAHSLPSARGQGEPLTGRLTPPPGATFECVMLPEDSALYVIASDAGYGFVVKGEDLQAKNKAGKALLTLPNGAKVVAPKPVSNLEDDWLAAVTTEGRLLLFKVTDLPQLGKGKGNKIIGIPGERVASREEYLTDLAVLPSGASLVLQAGKRTLTLKADDLEHYKGERGRRGNKLPRGFQRVDQLLVE; the protein is encoded by the coding sequence ATGAGCGAATCCCTCGATTTGAGCCTGGAAGGCGTTGAACGCCGGTCACTCGCCGATTTCACCGAGCAGGCTTATCTCAACTACTCCATGTACGTGATCATGGACCGCGCCCTGCCGCACATCGGCGACGGCCTGAAACCCGTACAACGACGCATCATCTACGCCATGAGCGAATTGGGCCTGGACGCCGACTCCAAGCACAAGAAATCCGCGCGTACCGTCGGTGACGTGCTCGGCAAGTTCCACCCGCACGGCGACAGTGCCTGCTATGAAGCCATGGTGCTGATGGCGCAGCCGTTCAGCTACCGCTACACCCTGGTCGACGGTCAGGGCAACTGGGGGGCACCGGACGATCCCAAGTCCTTCGCCGCCATGCGTTATACCGAGGCGCGCCTGTCGCGCTACTCCGAGGTGCTGCTGTCCGAGCTGGGCCAGGGCACCGTCGACTGGGTACCCAACTTCGACGGCACCATGAACGAGCCGGCGACCCTGCCGGCGCGCCTGCCCAACCTGCTGCTCAACGGCACCACCGGCATCGCCGTCGGCATGGCCACCGACGTGCCGCCGCACAACCTGCGCGAGGTGGCGGCCGCCTGCGTACGCCTGCTGGACGAGCCTGGCGCCACTGTCGAGCAGCTTTGTGAACACATTCAGGGGCCGGACTTCCCCACCGAAGCCGAAGTCATCACGCCCAAGGCCGATCTGCTGAAGATCTACGAGACTGGCCGCGGCTCGGTGCGCATGCGCGCCGTCTATCGCATCGAGGACGGCGATATCGTCGTCACCGCCCTGCCGCACCAGGTGTCCGGGGCCAAGGTGCTGGAGCAGATCGCCGCGCAGATGCAGGCCAAGAAGCTGCCGATGGTCGCCGACCTGCGTGACGAGTCGGATCATGAGAACCCGACCCGCATCGTCATCATCCCGCGCTCCAACCGCGTCGATGCCGACGAACTGATGACCCACCTGTTCGCCACCACCGATCTGGAGTCCAGCTACCGAGTCAACACCAACGTCATCGGTCTCGACGGCAAGCCGCAAGTCAAGGATCTGCGCAACCTGCTCAGCGAGTGGCTGGTGTACCGCGTCGGCACCGTGCGCCGTCGCCTGCAGTTCCGCCTGGACAAGGTGGAAAAGCGCCTGCACCTGTTGGAAGGCTTGCTGATCGCCTTCCTCAACCTCGACGAGGTGATCCGCATCATCCGCACCGAGGATTCGCCCAAGCCGGTGCTGATGGAAACCTTCGGCCTTACCGATGTGCAGGCCGACTACATCCTCGACACCCGCCTGCGTCAACTGGCGCGCCTGGAAGAGATGAAGATCCGCGGCGAGCAGGACGAGCTGGCCAAGGAGCGCGAGAAACTCCTGGCCCTGCTCGGCAGCGAAGCCAAGCTGAAGAAGCTGGTACGCAAGGAAATCATCGAGGACGCCGAGAAGTACGGCGATGACCGCCGCTCGCCGATCGTCGCCCGCGCCGAGGCCAAGGCCCTCTCGGAAACCGAGCTGATGCCGACCGAACCGGTCACCGTGGTGCTCTCGGAAAAAGGCTGGGTGCGCTGCGCCAAGGGCCATGACATCGACGCCACCGGCCTGTCCTACAAGGCTGGCGACGGCTTCAAGGCCGCAGCGCCGGGGCGCTCGAACCAGTACGCAGTCTTTATCGACTCGACAGGTCGCAGTTATTCGCTCGCCGCCCACAGCCTGCCGTCGGCACGCGGCCAGGGCGAACCGCTGACCGGTCGTCTGACGCCACCACCAGGGGCGACCTTCGAATGCGTGATGCTGCCGGAAGACAGCGCCCTGTACGTCATCGCCTCCGACGCTGGCTACGGTTTCGTGGTCAAGGGTGAGGATCTGCAGGCCAAGAACAAGGCGGGCAAGGCACTGCTGACGCTACCCAACGGCGCCAAGGTGGTCGCACCCAAGCCAGTCAGTAACCTGGAAGACGACTGGTTGGCCGCGGTGACTACCGAAGGTCGCCTGCTGCTGTTCAAGGTCACCGATCTGCCGCAACTGGGTAAAGGCAAGGGCAACAAGATCATCGGCATTCCCGGCGAGCGCGTAGCCTCGCGTGAGGAATATCTGACCGATCTGGCCGTACTGCCCAGCGGCGCCAGTTTGGTTTTGCAGGCCGGGAAGCGTACCCTGACACTCAAAGCCGACGACCTCGAGCATTACAAGGGCGAGCGCGGCCGCCGCGGTAACAAGCTGCCGCGAGGCTTCCAGCGCGTCGACCAGTTGCTGGTGGAATAG
- the cpdA gene encoding 3',5'-cyclic-AMP phosphodiesterase has protein sequence MVLPSLPTQSTDSSVLLVQLSDSHLFAEADGKLLGMDTCDSLQRVIERVLQEQPQIDLILATGDLSQDGSEASYQRFRQLTSAIDAPTRWLAGNHDEIPPMQAACQGSELLEPVIDLGAWRIVMLDSSIPGAVPGFLADSQLELLERALSEAPQRHHLICLHHHPVSIGCKWMEPIGLRNPDALFAVLDRYPQARTVLWGHIHQEFDQQRGNLRLLASPSTCVQFAPGSEEFQVDSEAPGYRWLRLHADGRLDTGVSRVTGIHFEVDYSVKGY, from the coding sequence ATGGTCTTGCCGAGCCTGCCCACCCAATCCACTGATTCCTCGGTACTGCTGGTGCAGTTGTCCGACAGTCACCTGTTCGCCGAAGCGGACGGCAAGCTGCTGGGCATGGATACTTGCGACAGCCTGCAGCGGGTGATCGAACGGGTCCTGCAGGAACAGCCGCAGATCGACCTGATTCTGGCTACAGGTGATCTTTCGCAGGACGGCAGCGAAGCGTCGTATCAGCGCTTTCGCCAACTCACCTCAGCCATCGACGCACCAACCCGCTGGCTGGCCGGCAATCATGACGAAATCCCTCCCATGCAGGCCGCCTGCCAGGGCAGCGAGCTGCTGGAGCCGGTGATCGACCTTGGTGCCTGGCGCATCGTCATGCTCGATTCATCGATCCCCGGCGCGGTGCCCGGTTTTCTTGCCGACAGTCAACTCGAACTGCTCGAACGCGCCCTCAGCGAAGCGCCGCAGCGCCATCACCTGATCTGCCTGCACCACCATCCGGTCTCCATCGGCTGCAAGTGGATGGAACCCATCGGCCTGCGCAACCCCGACGCCCTGTTCGCCGTGCTCGACCGCTACCCGCAGGCACGCACCGTGCTCTGGGGGCATATCCATCAGGAGTTCGACCAGCAGCGCGGTAATCTGCGCCTGCTCGCCTCGCCTTCGACCTGCGTGCAGTTCGCGCCGGGCAGCGAGGAGTTTCAGGTGGACAGCGAAGCCCCCGGCTATCGCTGGCTGCGCCTGCATGCCGACGGCAGGCTGGACACCGGTGTATCGCGCGTCACCGGCATCCACTTCGAAGTGGACTACAGCGTCAAGGGTTACTGA
- a CDS encoding esterase-like activity of phytase family protein yields the protein MRNHLLALGLLAGVANAEPVVLEELKLEAEYPVTEMPGGNLSGLALCGETLWAVSDRDDDRLYQLHREEGLLRAEAETFVAPEPPESALPWGLRMRNWVAGLVRGGALDFEGMSCDAQGNRYLVSETRAAVLQVSSNGNAQWLNLPSGLVRQARASGMLLHFNQGFEGIAIDPAGDRLWLAAEQRRRGLTVLHRRGSGWRCTGGCVLTSESGDEASPEALGGHMAPRDFSGLAYFGEKLFTLERQAHRICRRTLSDGVAEICWSFASEALSEPRRYAPDYGMAEALWIDKDGAWIGVDNGSQTRADGEERPIVWRFAAPKGGWSRRP from the coding sequence ATGCGTAATCACCTCCTTGCACTCGGTCTGTTGGCCGGCGTCGCGAACGCCGAGCCAGTGGTGCTGGAAGAGCTCAAGCTGGAGGCCGAATACCCGGTGACGGAAATGCCGGGCGGCAACCTGTCCGGCCTGGCCCTGTGCGGCGAAACGCTGTGGGCAGTTTCCGACCGTGACGACGACCGCCTCTATCAACTGCATAGAGAGGAAGGGCTGCTGCGCGCCGAAGCAGAAACCTTCGTTGCTCCCGAACCGCCCGAGAGCGCCCTGCCCTGGGGCCTGCGCATGCGCAACTGGGTGGCCGGCCTGGTACGCGGTGGCGCACTGGATTTCGAGGGAATGTCCTGCGACGCACAAGGCAACCGTTACCTGGTCAGCGAAACCCGCGCCGCCGTACTGCAGGTCAGCAGCAACGGCAACGCGCAGTGGCTCAACCTGCCCAGCGGACTGGTGCGCCAGGCCCGCGCCAGCGGCATGCTGCTGCACTTCAACCAGGGCTTCGAAGGCATCGCCATCGATCCGGCCGGTGATCGCCTGTGGCTGGCTGCCGAACAGCGCCGCCGCGGCCTCACAGTACTGCATCGTCGCGGCAGCGGCTGGCGTTGTACCGGCGGCTGCGTGCTGACCAGCGAAAGCGGTGACGAGGCGTCGCCCGAAGCGCTCGGCGGCCATATGGCACCACGCGACTTCTCCGGCCTGGCCTATTTCGGTGAAAAGCTCTTTACCCTTGAGCGTCAGGCCCACCGTATCTGCCGGCGCACACTGAGCGACGGTGTCGCGGAGATCTGCTGGTCGTTCGCCAGCGAAGCCCTGAGCGAACCACGCCGCTACGCACCGGACTACGGCATGGCCGAAGCGCTGTGGATCGACAAGGATGGCGCCTGGATCGGCGTCGACAACGGCAGCCAGACCCGCGCCGATGGCGAAGAGCGTCCCATCGTCTGGCGTTTTGCCGCGCCCAAGGGCGGCTGGAGCCGGCGCCCGTGA